From a single Stomoxys calcitrans chromosome 4, idStoCalc2.1, whole genome shotgun sequence genomic region:
- the LOC106084537 gene encoding DNA polymerase subunit gamma-2, mitochondrial, producing the protein MKRILQTLKETDYLQGRYLNENRVADVNLLKNGEIFKNQLLNHWKGLVSNNNQCDIREIKASTTGNGRLAFMQSKNFKKNYQKLLDSTNFRLGSIIQKSILTEPAIEENECLFQQKCSHTVQLISDKYLPAFQGLENFYSIQRERKIWWMRFSADPSRYLVEPYDMSKELEDGHFSKDSQSVTIKSNLFDNTVDMETITLVRLNGFMQKESSTAIALIRSVIDMGLTTCALLFDAGSYNDRPILRLNKKLAPYQCGIATLCTDVRSGDIDDLCLHLKYVLKGAGLRLHEQPLHAKSNNEIELLLTKSDCLGIPYTIIVENDSLKTGLLKLRNRDTSLAETIHISDLPLYLIKICK; encoded by the exons ATGAAACGCATTTTACAAACATTAAAAGAAACAGACTATTTACAAGGACGTTATCTAAATGAAAATCGGGTTGCAGATGTTAACCTGTTAAAAAAtggtgaaatatttaaaaatcaacTATTAAACCATTGGAAGGGGTTGGTATCAAACAACAATCAGTGTGATATACGAGAAATCAAAGCATCAACAACCGGTAATGGACGGTTGGCCTTTATGCAGTCGAAAAACTTCAAGAAAAACTACCAAAAATTGTTAGATTCCACAAATTTTAGACTTGGATCAATAATACAGAAGAGCATATTAACAGAACCAGCAATTGAGGAGAACGAGTGTTTATTCCAACAAAAGTGCTCTCATACCGTGCAATTAATCTCAGATAAGTATTTGCCGGCTTTTCAAGGCCTGGAAAACTTTTATAGCATACAAAGAGAACGTAAAATATGGTGGATGCGTTTCTCGGCCGACCCCAGCCGTTATTTGGTGGAACCTTATGATATGTCAAAAGAATTGGAAGACGGACATTTTAGCAAGGACTCTCAATCGGTAACTATAAAATCTAATCTTTTTGATAACACTGTGGATATGGAAACGATTACTTTGGTGCGTTTGAATGGCTTTATGCAAAAGGAGTCATCCACAGCCATAGCTCTTATCAGATCTGTTATAGATATGGGTTTAACAACTTGTG CCCTACTTTTTGATGCTGGCAGCTACAATGATAGACCAATATTAAGATTAAATAAGAAATTGGCACCATATCAATGTGGCATAGCAACATTGTGTACAG ATGTCCGTAGTGGCGATATAGATGATCTATGCCTACATTTGAAATATGTGCTAAAGGGGGCAGGACTACGCTTGCATGAACAGCCATTGCATGCTAAATCAAATAATGAAATTGAACTTTTGCTGACAAAATCTGATTGCCTTGGTATACCATACACAATTATAGTGGAAAATGATTCTTTAAAAACTGGCCTTTTAAAATTGCGAAATAGAGATACTTCTTTGGCAGAGACAATACATATCAGTGACCTTCCACTGTATTTAATAAAGATTTGTAAATAA
- the LOC106084532 gene encoding GPI inositol-deacylase, whose protein sequence is MFKNAFILIIVASFGCFLYGIRHIYLEVEDNACRMTYMFGVPQFSQVEFEDNKLYPHYGLYYYYEGKILQNVNNLKLTGAPVIFIPGNAGSYKQVRSLASVALRKGMDNERGIHLDYFTVNFEEQLSALYGGYLENQKKFLHYAILAVRRLYAKKYNVDKSVILIGHSMGGKVAESALQDPEISKYINTVLYISTPIDKPVVYFDSKLDKFYATSTNYLYNKHASHIPNRETNVCTNFQDKIPHRTNESMILDNVLMISMGGGNRDLLVRDGLTISQFSDIHAMTSSIPNVWLSCDHLSIVWCLQLVTVINRFLFGITVIDDYRNVYFSNDKLYRTRAAINYFVKPLNKRKPSEIEFTKSTGDSIWQEDSKIAFRKSFKYGLRTEYNHMMPVSKYKDFKKVYIEIDSFEDFEDDWIYGCAAVANAVNGGITCEQGLPISHYVQNIPSNDRYRSIALLDFQHLINYYPDWSHVLVRLKTTSKATSLKIDAYRKDERRYQVKSPRLFSFKPKVLVNETTLGTIHNEILIEGLEEPFPTLQFKVEPLACANDDYEVNAKICVPWARGYDRHVHRKHDSKDKHIYVNAPFSAPSGYNTTENPITLELYLNPACRYRISYELSVAGTSSKIVQEFYHWLPAHLTAVLFWVLRNQIVKFQNSEKTIFIKPYAGFFQCKSLYIVTACRLLKKMLMPMKFLPITTDATNYSFYVSIIIHGTAIVLSIIAVFAIWTVLTFHGNILYKIALKMTRISSASSEVLLKIMSTLPLSFGALFISISMATCSGIGLLLATIFYFLMISNAYKDYLEDWAKDKAKGIFKTISKKFKERNKKKSDETALVPSNAEVSTNNEDNEEDNQEENDNENEVQNAESVEYFEGLENFAFHIAMLLLLGIMAMLNFGLGIAWIKSHYHGHHLNEHLPDPSLWPSIITLSSLSLLLQAGAPHKSSGYNYVAIVLYMCFCCCILYCQEHIYRLNYLIAAVYLSVALQEVLHYIQRRRSH, encoded by the exons atgtttaaaaatgcattcattcTAATAATTGTTGCTTCGTTTGGATGCTTCCTATACGGTATACGTCATATATATTTGGAAGTCGAAGATAATGCATGCCGGATGACTTATATGTTTGGCGTGCCACAATTTTCG CAAGTAGAATTTGAAGATAATAAACTATATCCCCACTATGGTCTCTACTACTACTACGAGGGAAAAATTCTCCAAAATGTAAACAATTTAAAACTTACAGGAGCTCCAGTAATATTTATACCCGGAAATGCGGGTTCCTATAAACAA GTTCGGTCCTTGGCTTCTGTGGCGCTGCGCAAAGGCATGGATAATGAGCGTGGCATACATTTAGATTATTTCACAG TTAATTTTGAGGAGCAACTCTCCGCTCTTTATGGTGGTTATTTGGAAAACCAAAAGAAGTTTCTTCACTATGCAATCTTGGCAGTAAGGCGGTTGTATGCAAAGAAATATAATGTTGATAAATCCGTGATCTTGATAGGTCATTCCATGGGTGGCAAGGTAGCTGAATCTGCTTTGCAGGATCCGGAAATTTCAAAATACATCAACACCGTTTTATACATTTCAACGCCCATAGACAAGCCAGTGGTGTATTTCGATTCAAAACTGGATAAATTTTATGCAACAAGCACAAATTATTTGTACAACAAACATGCCTCACACATACCGAATAGGGAGACCAATgtttgtacaaatttccaagatAAAATACCCCATAGAACGAATGAGTCAATGATCTTGGATAATGTTCTTATGATTTCTATGGGTGGAGGCAATAGAGATCTATTGGTGCGTGATGGCTTAACAATATCGCAATTTAGTGACATACATGCTATG accTCTTCAATTCCCAATGTATGGTTGAGCTGTGACCATTTGTCAATTGTATGGTGTTTGCAATTGGTAACGGTTATAAATCGCTTCCTCTTTGGCATAACTGTGATTGATGACTACCGCAATGTCTACTTCTCGAATGATAAGTTATACCGCACCAGAGCAGCCATCAATTATTTTGTG AAACCCTTAAACAAGCGCAAACCCAGTGAGATAGAATTTACAAAATCAACTGGTGATTCCATTTGGCAGGAGGATTCCAAAATTGCTTTTCGCAAATCTTTCAAATATGGCTTGCGTACTGAGTATAATCATATGATGCCAGTTTCAAAATATAAAGACTTTAAG AAAGTTTACATAGAAATTGATAGTTTTGAAGATTTTGAAGATGATTGGATATATGGCTGTGCTGCAGTTGCTAATGCTGTTAATGGAGGCATCACATG CGAACAAGGTCTACCGATTTCTCATTACGTACAAAACATACCCTCAAATGACAGATATCGTAGCATAGCTCTGCTTGATTTCCAGCATCTTATAAATTATTATCCCGATTGGTCACATGTGCTTGTTAGACTTAAAACTACCAGCAAAGCG acttctttaaaaatagatgccTACCGAAAAGATGAAAGAAGATATCAAGTCAAATCTCCTCGActattttcatttaagcccaagGTTCTAGTCAATGAAACAACGCTGGGCACCATACATAATGAAATTCTTATTGAAG GCTTGGAAGAACCCTTTCCCACTCTGCAGTTCAAGGTTGAACCTCTAGCTTGTGCAAATGATGACTATGAAGTTAATGCTAAAATATGTGTGCCTTGGGCACGAGGCTACGATCGCCATGTCCATAGAAA GCATGATTCCAAAGACAAACATATTTATGTAAATGCACCGTTTTCTGCACCCTCGGGATACAATACTACAGAGAATCCGATTACATTAGAGTTGTATCTAAATCCTGCTTGCCGTTACAGAATAAG TTATGAACTCTCTGTGGCTGGAACTTCATCGAAGATAGTGCAAGAATTTTATCATTGGCTACCAGCGCATTTAACAGCTGTTCTCTTTTGGGTGCTGCGAAATCAAATAGTGAAGTTTCAAAACTCCGAAAAGACCATATTTATTAAACCCTATGCTGGATTTTTCCAATGTAAATCCCTATATATAGTCACAG CTTGCCGTCTATTGAAGAAAATGTTAATGCCTATGAAGTTCCTGCCTATCACTACTGATGCTACCAATTATAGTTTTTATGTGTCTATAATAATACATGGCACTGCTATTGTGTTGTCGATTATAGCAGTTTTTGCCATTTGGACTGTTTTAACTTTCCATGGAAATATCCTTTACAAAATAGCACTCAA GATGACACGAATATCATCTGCTTCATCcgaagttttattgaaaataatgaGCACTTTACCACTGTCATTTGGAGCCCTTTTCATATCAATTTCTATGGCCACATGTAGTGGCATTGGACTTTTATTGGCCacaatattttatttccttATG ATTTCAAATGCCTACAAAGATTATCTGGAGGATTGGGCCAAGGATAAGGCAAAGGGAATTTTCAAGACAATAAgcaaaaaatttaaggaaagaaataagaaaaagtCTGATGAAACTGCACTTGTGCCCAGCAATGCTGAGGTTTCTACAAACAATGAAGACAACGAAGAAGACAATCAAGAAGAAAATGacaacgaaaatgaagttcaaaatGCCGAATCCGTTGAATATTTTGAAGGTCTCGAAAACTTTGCCTTTCACATTgccatgttgttgttgctgggcATAATGGCTATGCTGAACTTTGGCCTGGGTATAGCCTGGATAAAATCGCATTA TCATGGTCATCATCTTAATGAACATCTTCCGGATCCTAGCTTATGGCCATCTATTATAACTTTATCCAGTCTCAGTTTGTTGCTTCAAGCTGGAGCTCCTCATAAATC TTCCGGTTACAACTACGTTGCCATTGTATTGTATATGTGCTTTTGTTGTTGCATTTTGTATTGTCAGGAGCACATATACCGTTTGAATTATCTAATAGCCGCTGTCTACCTTAGTGTGGCTTTACAGGAAGTATTACATTACATACAAAGACGCAGATCACATTGA